One window of Streptomyces sp. FIT100 genomic DNA carries:
- a CDS encoding dipeptidase has protein sequence MTANPIAETVASLIPRAKTELRELVAFHSVADPAVAPRSECEAAAKWVADALAAEGFQDVALLDTPDGSQSVYGLLPGPEGAPTVLLYAHYDVQPMLDESAWVTPPFELTDRNGRWYGRGAADCKGGFIMHLLALRALKANGGVPVTVKVIVEGSEEQGTGGLERYAEAHPELLRADAIVIGDSGNFRLGLPTVTATLRGMTMIRVQVDTMEGNLHSGMFGGAAPDALAALIRVLDSLRAEDGSTVVDGLAADAAWDGLQYPEEDFRKDAKVLDGVGLIGRGTVADRLWARPAVTVVGIDCSPVAGATPSVPSSARAQISLRVPPGQDAAEATKLLYAHIEKHTPWNARVRLEQVGQGQAFRADVTSPAYTSMAEAMGIAYPGEEMQISGMGGSIPLCNTLAALYPEAEILLIGLSEPEAQIHAVNESVSPEELERLSVAEAHFLVNYARSKQV, from the coding sequence ATGACCGCGAATCCGATCGCCGAGACCGTCGCGTCCCTGATACCCCGCGCGAAGACGGAGCTCAGGGAGCTGGTGGCGTTCCATTCGGTGGCGGACCCGGCCGTGGCGCCCAGGAGCGAGTGCGAGGCCGCGGCGAAGTGGGTGGCGGACGCGCTCGCCGCCGAAGGCTTCCAGGACGTGGCGCTCCTCGACACCCCCGACGGTTCGCAGTCGGTGTACGGCCTGCTGCCCGGGCCCGAGGGCGCGCCGACCGTGCTGCTGTACGCGCACTACGATGTGCAGCCGATGCTCGACGAATCGGCGTGGGTGACGCCCCCGTTCGAGCTGACCGACCGGAACGGCCGCTGGTACGGGCGCGGAGCCGCCGACTGCAAGGGCGGCTTCATCATGCACCTGCTCGCGCTGCGCGCCCTCAAGGCGAACGGCGGCGTCCCGGTCACCGTCAAGGTCATCGTCGAGGGCTCGGAGGAGCAGGGAACGGGCGGTCTCGAGCGGTACGCCGAGGCGCACCCGGAACTGCTGCGTGCGGACGCCATCGTGATCGGCGACAGCGGCAACTTCCGCCTGGGCCTGCCGACCGTGACGGCGACCCTGCGCGGGATGACGATGATCCGCGTCCAGGTCGACACCATGGAGGGCAACCTGCACTCCGGCATGTTCGGCGGCGCCGCCCCCGACGCGCTGGCCGCGCTGATCCGCGTCCTCGACTCGCTGCGCGCCGAGGACGGCTCGACGGTCGTCGACGGGCTGGCGGCGGACGCGGCCTGGGACGGACTCCAGTACCCGGAGGAGGACTTCCGCAAGGACGCGAAGGTGCTGGACGGCGTCGGACTGATCGGCCGCGGCACGGTCGCCGACCGCCTCTGGGCGCGACCCGCCGTCACCGTCGTGGGCATCGACTGCTCGCCGGTGGCCGGTGCGACCCCGTCCGTCCCGTCCAGTGCCCGTGCCCAGATCAGCCTGCGGGTGCCGCCCGGGCAGGACGCGGCCGAGGCGACGAAGCTGCTCTACGCCCACATCGAGAAGCACACGCCGTGGAACGCCCGGGTGCGCCTGGAGCAGGTGGGGCAGGGACAGGCGTTCCGCGCGGACGTGACCAGTCCGGCCTACACCTCGATGGCGGAGGCGATGGGGATCGCGTACCCGGGCGAGGAGATGCAGATCTCCGGCATGGGCGGCTCGATTCCGCTGTGCAACACGCTCGCCGCGCTGTACCCGGAGGCGGAGATCCTGCTGATCGGCCTGAGCGAGCCGGAGGCGCAGATCCACGCGGTGAACGAGAGCGTGTCGCCCGAGGAGCTGGAGCGGCTGTCGGTGGCGGAGGCGCACTTCCTGGTGAACTACGCGCGCTCGAAGCAGGTTTGA
- a CDS encoding NUDIX hydrolase, producing MIVWINGAFGAGKSTAARELIDLIPNSTLYDPEVIGGALRYLLPQKRLDEVTDYQDLPIWRRLVVDAAAGMLAEFGGVLVVPMTLLRQEYRDEIFGGLAARRIPVRHVLLHSEETILRARIAAREEPTREQPAREEPGNPDAEQPVDQWAYDHVEPYRTALHGWLTADAHVVDTSSLSPRQTAEAVAEAVSSGAAAVSAIVQTPEPTAETLAAGVLLFDEHDRVLLVDPTYKPGWEFPGGVVEPGEAPARAGMREVAEETGIRLDAVPRLLVVDWEPPRPPGYGGLRLLFDGGRLTGEEAAARVLLPGAELRGWRFATEEEAAGMLPPVRYERLRWALRARERGTVLNLEAGVPVG from the coding sequence GTGATCGTCTGGATCAACGGTGCTTTCGGCGCGGGCAAGTCGACCGCCGCTCGCGAGCTGATCGATCTGATCCCGAACAGCACGTTGTACGACCCCGAGGTGATCGGCGGGGCGCTGCGGTACCTCCTGCCGCAGAAGCGGCTCGACGAGGTGACCGACTACCAGGACCTGCCGATCTGGCGCCGCCTGGTGGTGGACGCGGCGGCGGGGATGCTCGCCGAGTTCGGCGGTGTCCTCGTGGTGCCCATGACGCTGCTCAGGCAGGAGTACCGGGACGAGATCTTCGGCGGGCTCGCCGCCCGCCGCATCCCGGTGCGCCATGTCCTGCTCCACTCGGAGGAAACGATCCTGCGCGCCCGGATCGCCGCCCGGGAGGAGCCCACCCGGGAGCAGCCCGCCCGTGAGGAGCCCGGCAACCCCGACGCGGAGCAGCCCGTGGACCAGTGGGCGTACGACCACGTCGAGCCCTACCGCACCGCCCTCCACGGCTGGCTCACCGCCGACGCGCATGTCGTCGACACCTCGTCCCTCAGCCCGCGCCAGACCGCCGAGGCCGTCGCCGAGGCCGTGAGCAGCGGCGCCGCCGCGGTCAGCGCGATCGTGCAGACACCCGAACCCACCGCGGAGACCCTCGCCGCCGGCGTGCTGCTCTTCGACGAGCACGACCGGGTGCTCCTCGTCGACCCCACCTACAAGCCCGGCTGGGAGTTCCCCGGCGGCGTGGTCGAACCCGGGGAGGCCCCGGCGCGCGCGGGCATGCGGGAGGTGGCCGAGGAGACGGGGATACGGCTGGACGCCGTACCGCGGCTGCTGGTCGTCGACTGGGAGCCGCCACGGCCGCCGGGGTACGGCGGGCTGCGGCTGCTCTTCGACGGCGGCCGGCTCACCGGCGAGGAGGCCGCCGCACGGGTGCTGCTGCCCGGTGCGGAGCTGCGGGGATGGCGGTTCGCCACCGAGGAGGAGGCCGCCGGAATGCTGCCCCCGGTGCGCTACGAGCGGCTGCGCTGGGCGCTGCGGGCCCGGGAGCGCGGGACGGTGCTCAACCTGGAGGCGGGTGTGCCCGTGGGGTGA
- a CDS encoding carbohydrate ABC transporter permease translates to MPAGRRRRLRPGRLGLHAFLMTVSLAFLAPLALAVYASLRPYDETSEHGYFSLPRTLSFAYYRQAFTDSGMTKYFVNTLVIAVPGVLLALFLASFVAFAVSRLKLRGSILLLMLFTAGNLLPQQVIVTPLYVLFNRIPLPYWMSDSMTMFDSYWAVITVQVGFQIGFCVFVLANFMRTLPQEILEAAVVDGAGVWTQYWRITLPLCRPALAALGTLQFNWMYNDFLWALVFISDGDKLPITSALNNLRGQFFTDYNLLAAGSVIVALPTLLVFLLLQRHFIAGLTLGSSKG, encoded by the coding sequence GTGCCCGCCGGCCGCCGGCGCCGCCTGCGCCCCGGCCGGCTCGGCCTGCACGCGTTCCTGATGACCGTCTCGCTCGCCTTCCTGGCGCCGCTCGCCCTCGCGGTCTACGCCTCGCTCAGGCCGTACGACGAGACCTCCGAGCACGGCTACTTCTCGCTGCCGCGCACGCTCTCCTTCGCCTACTACCGGCAGGCCTTCACCGACTCGGGGATGACGAAGTACTTCGTCAACACCCTGGTCATCGCCGTACCGGGCGTGCTGCTCGCGCTCTTCCTCGCGTCCTTCGTCGCCTTCGCCGTCTCCCGGCTGAAGCTGCGCGGCTCGATCCTGCTGCTGATGCTCTTCACGGCGGGCAACCTGCTCCCGCAGCAGGTCATCGTCACGCCGCTGTACGTCCTGTTCAACCGCATCCCGCTGCCCTACTGGATGTCCGACTCGATGACGATGTTCGACTCGTACTGGGCGGTCATCACCGTCCAGGTCGGCTTCCAGATCGGGTTCTGCGTGTTCGTCCTCGCCAATTTCATGCGTACGCTTCCCCAGGAGATCCTGGAGGCGGCCGTCGTCGACGGCGCCGGGGTCTGGACGCAGTACTGGCGCATCACGCTGCCGCTGTGCCGACCCGCGCTGGCGGCCCTCGGCACGCTCCAGTTCAACTGGATGTACAACGACTTCCTCTGGGCGCTCGTCTTCATCTCCGACGGCGACAAGCTCCCCATCACCTCGGCCCTGAACAACCTGCGCGGGCAGTTCTTCACCGACTACAACCTGCTGGCGGCGGGCTCGGTGATCGTGGCCCTGCCCACGCTGCTCGTCTTCCTGCTGCTGCAGCGGCACTTCATCGCGGGGCTCACGCTGGGGTCGAGCAAGGGGTGA
- a CDS encoding carbohydrate ABC transporter permease, which produces MALNTARRTRRRGPRRFTPRDLAVLGVLLGVPLLLDLVVVWGPTVASVALSFTSWDGIGDIEWVGTQNYANLFTNYPQFWPAVRHNLLWLAFLGLVATPFGLLLAVLVDRGVRFSRFYQSTLYMPVVLSLAIVGFIAQLVFSRDQGALNAILGNTDNPTDWLGDPDLNIWMVLLAAAWRHTGYVMILYLAGLKAVDPSLKEAAAIDGAGEAQTFFRVVLPTLRPVNVIVGVITVIEALRAFDIVYAVNKGRNGLELLSVLVTDNIIGEAGRIGFGSAIAVVLLTVSLGFVVTYLVQEIRGEKAR; this is translated from the coding sequence GTGGCGCTCAACACCGCGCGGCGCACCCGACGACGAGGCCCGCGGCGGTTCACCCCCCGCGACCTCGCCGTCCTCGGCGTGCTCCTGGGCGTACCGCTCCTGCTCGACCTCGTCGTCGTCTGGGGGCCGACAGTCGCGTCCGTCGCGCTCTCCTTCACCAGCTGGGACGGCATCGGCGACATCGAGTGGGTCGGTACGCAGAACTACGCGAACCTCTTCACCAACTATCCCCAGTTCTGGCCCGCCGTACGGCACAACCTGCTGTGGCTGGCCTTCCTCGGCCTCGTCGCCACCCCCTTCGGGCTGCTCCTCGCCGTCCTCGTCGACCGCGGTGTCCGCTTCAGCCGCTTCTACCAGTCGACCCTCTACATGCCCGTCGTCCTGTCGCTCGCGATCGTCGGCTTCATCGCCCAACTGGTCTTCTCCCGCGACCAGGGTGCGCTCAACGCGATCCTCGGGAACACCGACAACCCCACCGACTGGCTCGGCGACCCCGACCTCAACATCTGGATGGTCCTGCTGGCCGCGGCCTGGCGGCACACCGGCTATGTGATGATCCTCTACCTCGCCGGGCTCAAGGCCGTGGACCCGTCGCTCAAGGAAGCCGCCGCCATCGACGGGGCCGGCGAGGCGCAGACCTTCTTCCGGGTCGTCCTGCCGACCCTGCGCCCCGTCAACGTCATCGTCGGCGTCATCACCGTCATCGAGGCCCTGCGCGCCTTCGACATCGTCTACGCCGTCAACAAGGGCCGCAACGGCCTGGAGCTGCTCTCGGTGCTCGTCACCGACAACATCATCGGCGAGGCCGGCCGGATCGGCTTCGGCTCGGCGATCGCGGTGGTGCTGCTCACCGTCTCCCTGGGATTCGTCGTGACGTATCTGGTCCAGGAGATCCGAGGGGAGAAAGCCCGTTGA
- a CDS encoding ABC transporter substrate-binding protein codes for MTQSSFEDSPVPGSVAGHRVSRRSVLRGAALGAGAITLPSLLTACGGGPGGDGRTVTMGSNASDPVPRKAFAEAFTAYENQSKEGRKVEVNTVDHNTFQENINRYLQGKPDDVFMWFAGYRMQFFAKKGLLHEISDLWSGYQGFSPALKDQSTGEDGKQYLTPYYYYPWAVFHRKSLFEERGYQAPKTLDEYVALARQMQKDKLVPIAFCDKDGWPAMGTFDYLNMRTNGYEFHKNLMAGKEAWNGKQVKEVFDTWRRLLPYCQQGANGRTWQEAATSLQKREAGMVVLGLPHPGQQFPESDQDDLDFFPFPVIDPEHGQDAVEAPIDGYLLAKKSKNLKNEKTLESAKDLLKWLATGKAEDIYLQHDPNNIAVSSEADTSAYSTIQKKAVELVSNARQISQFLDRDTRPDFSSTVMIPAIQAFISNPDDVDGLVNDIERQKKTIFASD; via the coding sequence ATGACGCAGTCATCGTTCGAGGATTCGCCCGTACCAGGGAGCGTGGCCGGCCATCGGGTCTCCCGGCGGAGCGTGCTGCGCGGTGCGGCTCTGGGTGCGGGTGCAATCACGCTGCCGTCGCTCCTCACCGCCTGCGGCGGAGGGCCCGGTGGTGACGGCAGGACCGTCACGATGGGGTCCAACGCGTCGGACCCGGTGCCGCGCAAGGCGTTCGCCGAGGCGTTCACGGCCTACGAGAACCAGTCGAAGGAAGGCCGCAAGGTCGAGGTCAACACCGTCGACCACAACACCTTCCAGGAGAACATCAACCGCTATCTGCAGGGCAAGCCGGACGACGTCTTCATGTGGTTCGCCGGCTACCGCATGCAGTTCTTCGCCAAGAAGGGCCTGCTGCACGAGATATCCGACCTCTGGTCCGGATACCAGGGCTTCTCCCCGGCCCTCAAGGACCAGTCGACGGGCGAGGACGGCAAGCAGTACCTGACGCCGTACTACTACTATCCGTGGGCCGTGTTCCACCGGAAGAGCCTCTTTGAGGAGCGCGGCTACCAGGCTCCGAAGACGCTCGACGAGTACGTCGCACTCGCCCGGCAGATGCAGAAGGACAAGCTCGTCCCCATCGCTTTCTGCGACAAGGACGGCTGGCCCGCGATGGGTACCTTCGACTATCTCAACATGCGCACCAACGGCTACGAGTTCCACAAGAACCTGATGGCCGGGAAGGAAGCCTGGAACGGCAAGCAGGTCAAGGAGGTCTTCGACACCTGGCGCCGGCTGCTCCCGTACTGCCAGCAGGGCGCCAACGGCCGCACCTGGCAGGAGGCCGCCACCAGCCTCCAGAAGCGCGAGGCCGGCATGGTGGTCCTCGGACTCCCGCACCCCGGACAGCAGTTCCCGGAGAGCGACCAGGACGACCTCGACTTCTTCCCGTTCCCGGTCATCGACCCGGAGCACGGCCAGGACGCCGTCGAGGCCCCGATCGACGGCTACCTCCTCGCCAAGAAGTCGAAGAACCTCAAGAACGAGAAGACGCTCGAAAGCGCCAAGGACCTGCTGAAGTGGCTCGCCACCGGCAAGGCCGAGGACATCTACCTCCAGCACGACCCGAACAACATCGCCGTCAGCAGCGAGGCGGACACCTCCGCGTACAGCACGATCCAGAAGAAGGCCGTCGAACTGGTCTCGAACGCCCGGCAGATCTCCCAGTTCCTCGACCGCGACACCCGTCCCGACTTCTCCTCGACCGTCATGATCCCGGCTATCCAGGCGTTCATCAGCAATCCGGACGACGTCGACGGACTCGTCAACGACATCGAGCGGCAGAAGAAGACCATCTTCGCCTCCGACTGA
- a CDS encoding NPCBM/NEW2 domain-containing protein has protein sequence MRHLPICTHRRRVLTAAVVALVWAGGASPAGPAAAVAPATTPSAASAPTTPADASPVDDGLALTPPMGFNNWNSTHCRAEFNEAMVKGIADIFVEKGLKDAGYQYVNLDDCWALPERDAGGKLVPDPVRFPNGIKAVADYVHSKGLKFGIYTSAGTKTCNPAGFPGGLGHEYSDAQQFADWGVDYLKYDNCNNQGVDAKLRYNTMRDALKATGRPIVYSLCEWGENKPWEWAADTGHLWRTTGDISDSWGSMLSIMKQNLPLAPYAGPGNWNDPDMLEVGNGGMTDTEYRTHFSMWSIMAAPLLIGSDLRKATPETFEILGNREVIAVDQDPLGKQGAVVSSGAGRWVVAKEMADGSRAVALFNESASPQRIATTAREVGLPEAAGYRLRDLWRHTDRNTAGAIAATVPAHGTVLVRVSAGSGWAQLPPAVELAAGEGLMTEAGERAELTTEVTDLGRTPARDVSVSLTGPEGWRIEPASRTSTPLLRTGGKLTTGWRVTAPEDAADGSYGLTLTATYRAPDGKRITETVPAAAQVVTAPPAGASYLSDLGPLSATNGWGPVEKDRSNGESGAGDGRPITIGGQVFAKGLGVHAGSTVEYYTGGRCTSVTAQVGLDDESGTRGTVAFEIWADGRKAAATDVLTNESAAQPLSAEVSGAQVVRLVVTDGGDGIDYDHADWAEPRLTC, from the coding sequence ATGCGTCACCTTCCCATCTGCACACATCGACGAAGAGTGCTTACGGCAGCGGTCGTGGCCCTGGTGTGGGCGGGCGGAGCGTCCCCTGCGGGCCCGGCGGCCGCCGTGGCACCGGCCACGACCCCCTCCGCGGCATCGGCGCCGACGACGCCGGCCGACGCCTCACCGGTGGACGACGGGCTCGCCCTCACTCCGCCCATGGGGTTCAACAACTGGAACTCCACGCACTGCAGGGCCGAATTCAACGAGGCGATGGTCAAGGGCATCGCCGACATCTTCGTCGAAAAGGGCCTCAAGGACGCGGGATATCAGTACGTCAACCTCGACGACTGCTGGGCGCTACCCGAGCGCGACGCCGGAGGAAAGCTCGTGCCCGACCCGGTGCGCTTCCCGAACGGCATCAAGGCAGTGGCCGATTATGTCCACTCCAAAGGGCTGAAATTCGGTATCTACACGAGCGCCGGGACAAAGACCTGCAACCCCGCGGGATTCCCGGGCGGTCTGGGACACGAGTACAGCGATGCCCAGCAGTTCGCCGACTGGGGCGTCGACTACCTCAAGTACGACAACTGCAACAACCAGGGCGTGGACGCGAAACTGCGCTACAACACGATGCGCGACGCACTGAAGGCCACCGGTCGGCCCATCGTGTACAGCCTCTGCGAATGGGGCGAGAACAAGCCTTGGGAATGGGCGGCGGACACCGGCCATCTGTGGCGCACCACGGGCGACATCAGCGACAGCTGGGGCTCCATGCTCTCGATCATGAAGCAGAACCTGCCCCTCGCGCCGTACGCGGGACCGGGGAACTGGAACGACCCCGACATGCTGGAGGTCGGCAACGGCGGCATGACGGACACCGAGTACCGCACCCACTTCTCCATGTGGTCGATCATGGCCGCTCCCCTGCTCATCGGCTCGGACCTGCGCAAAGCGACCCCGGAGACCTTCGAGATCCTGGGCAATCGCGAGGTCATCGCCGTCGACCAGGACCCGCTGGGCAAGCAGGGCGCCGTCGTGTCGTCGGGGGCCGGCCGGTGGGTGGTCGCCAAGGAGATGGCGGACGGCAGCCGGGCCGTCGCGCTCTTCAACGAGAGCGCCAGTCCGCAGCGGATCGCGACGACCGCACGGGAGGTCGGACTCCCGGAGGCGGCGGGATACCGGCTCCGCGACCTGTGGCGGCACACCGACCGCAACACCGCGGGCGCGATCGCGGCGACCGTGCCCGCGCACGGCACGGTGCTGGTCCGGGTGTCGGCAGGCTCGGGCTGGGCGCAGCTGCCGCCCGCCGTCGAACTCGCCGCCGGCGAGGGGCTGATGACCGAGGCGGGCGAGCGCGCCGAGCTGACGACCGAGGTCACCGATCTGGGCCGTACGCCCGCACGGGACGTGTCGGTGTCGCTGACCGGACCCGAGGGCTGGCGGATCGAGCCCGCCTCCCGCACGTCGACACCGCTGCTGCGGACCGGCGGGAAGCTCACCACCGGCTGGCGGGTCACGGCGCCGGAGGATGCGGCGGACGGTTCGTACGGGCTGACGCTGACGGCCACGTACCGGGCACCGGACGGGAAGCGCATCACCGAGACCGTACCGGCGGCCGCCCAGGTGGTGACGGCCCCGCCCGCCGGGGCCTCGTACCTCAGCGACCTCGGGCCGCTCAGCGCCACCAACGGCTGGGGGCCGGTCGAGAAGGACCGCAGCAACGGCGAGAGCGGCGCCGGCGACGGCCGTCCGATCACCATCGGCGGCCAGGTCTTCGCCAAGGGCCTCGGCGTCCACGCGGGGAGCACCGTCGAGTACTACACCGGGGGACGCTGCACCTCCGTGACGGCCCAGGTCGGCCTGGACGACGAGTCGGGCACCCGCGGCACGGTCGCCTTCGAGATCTGGGCCGATGGCAGGAAGGCCGCGGCGACGGACGTCCTCACGAACGAGTCGGCAGCACAGCCGCTCTCGGCGGAGGTGTCCGGTGCCCAGGTCGTACGCCTGGTCGTGACCGACGGCGGTGACGGCATCGACTACGACCACGCGGACTGGGCGGAGCCGAGGCTGACCTGCTGA
- a CDS encoding DUF4394 domain-containing protein, whose protein sequence is MRAAVIALALAASIATAVPATAVTMDDGNDGRGGGKIEVTGLTSDNRLVEFRENRPGKVTSIGAVTGLTGDTDLVGIDYRVQNGLLYGVGDQGGIYTLDPDTAVATMVSQLTVALSGSSFGVDFNPAANRLRIVSDTGQNLRHNIDDLSAPLTTTVDAPLTHVSPAGPANGVTAAAYTNNDGDATTGTTLFVIDTVNNQVAIQSPANAGTLVPTGALGVDAGLEAGFDIYYSAKNGSNRGFAVLQVNGASGFYEINLLTGRATSEGAFPAAAQVVDIAVPLNQNNKS, encoded by the coding sequence ATGCGTGCAGCAGTTATCGCTCTCGCCCTCGCGGCCTCCATCGCCACGGCCGTGCCGGCAACCGCCGTCACCATGGATGACGGAAACGACGGGCGTGGTGGCGGCAAGATCGAGGTGACGGGCCTGACCAGTGACAACCGGCTGGTGGAGTTCCGTGAGAACCGCCCCGGCAAGGTCACCTCGATCGGCGCCGTCACCGGGCTCACGGGGGACACGGATCTGGTGGGTATCGACTACCGGGTCCAGAACGGTCTCCTCTACGGAGTCGGCGACCAGGGCGGCATCTACACCCTGGACCCGGACACCGCAGTGGCGACAATGGTCAGCCAGCTCACGGTGGCCCTGTCCGGCAGCTCGTTCGGCGTGGACTTCAACCCCGCCGCCAACCGCCTGCGGATCGTCAGTGACACCGGGCAGAACCTCCGCCACAACATCGACGACCTCTCGGCCCCGCTGACCACGACCGTCGATGCCCCGCTGACCCATGTGTCGCCGGCCGGGCCGGCGAACGGAGTCACCGCAGCGGCCTACACCAACAACGACGGTGACGCGACGACGGGGACCACCCTGTTCGTCATCGACACGGTCAACAACCAGGTCGCGATCCAGTCCCCGGCGAACGCCGGCACCCTCGTTCCCACCGGTGCCCTGGGCGTCGACGCGGGCCTTGAGGCCGGCTTCGACATCTACTACTCGGCCAAGAACGGCAGCAATCGCGGCTTCGCCGTCCTGCAGGTCAACGGCGCCAGCGGCTTCTACGAGATCAACCTGCTGACGGGCCGTGCCACCAGCGAGGGCGCCTTCCCGGCGGCCGCCCAGGTGGTCGACATCGCGGTTCCGCTGAACCAGAACAACAAGAGCTGA